A single window of Culicoides brevitarsis isolate CSIRO-B50_1 chromosome 3, AGI_CSIRO_Cbre_v1, whole genome shotgun sequence DNA harbors:
- the LOC134834640 gene encoding interleukin-1 receptor-associated kinase 4-like, which yields MELEKLSINNPTKPVDEMLKTEIRLLAAEIKHQIARKLENRNNFEEFMLALPKNLSDFLSKKFETNEYERKYNIEQVQAIQNASEYQRRRRLNMEILLDEWGTSGRQRPCVVHLLAALDKVNLRNASNILRTYVGVNEKIDATVEFSSDLNEPQIYEESRDDDLELKVMLELKNKNNPTNEEGTLKRLNILEEVRSLNIKEFNYSEIKEKTNNFNKQRYEDVTSPGRFLGSGGFGKVFLATNLVENIPFVAVKVMAKVNDKEYKHFCRELKIISELQHENILKLLGYSLENEACLIYEYACNGSLSALLEKARGDESVYEFRDRVRNLWEISKALIYLHNEKGLVHRDVKPENILLDGKTAKLCDFGLVKPLVKGFATDTRIAGTNHYMAPELQYEVTTSADVYAFGLVMLITLTDLQLVDKRRADDDLFLPSFVKKRINDSARHHEFMPSISDARLKMIELSLLCSRMDKTVRPPIKFVYEKLSEQLEA from the exons AtggaattagaaaaattatcaataaataaccCCACAAAGCCCGTTGACGAGATGCTAAAAACTGAAATCCGCTTACTGGCTGCCGaaataaaacatcaaattgCCCGAAAACTGGAAAATCGGAACAACTTTGAGGAATTCATGCTGGCACTGCCAAAAAATCTCAGCGATTTTCtcagtaaaaaattcgaaacaaACGAATACGAGCGAAAGTACAACATTGAACAGGTGCAAGCGATCCAAAATGCCAGTGAATACCAGAGAAGACGACGACTGAACatggaaattttattggatGAATGGGGAACTTCGGGTCGCCAACGACCTTGCGTAGTGCATTTATTAGCGGCTTTGGATAAAGTTAATTTACGAAATGCCTCAAATATTCTGAGAACTTATGTCGGAGTTAATGAGAAAATCGATGCCACCGTTGAATTTTCCTCGGATTTGAATGAACCACAGATTTATGAGGAATCACGGGATGATGACCTTGAACTCAAAGTAATGCTTgaactaaaaaacaaaaataatccaaCGAATGAGGAAGGAACTTTAAAAAGACTGAATATTTTGGAAGAGGTGCGTTCCTTAAATATCAAGGAGTTCAATTATTccgaaattaaagaaaaaaccaacaattttaataagcaACGATATGAAGACGTCACAAGTCCCGGCAGATTTTTGGGGTCCGGAGGTTttggaaaagtatttttagctACAAATCTAGTCGAAAACATTCCTTTTGTGGCTGTCAAAGTAATGGCAAAAGTTAATGACAAAGAGTACAAACATTTTTGTCGAGAATTGAAGATCATCTCGGAGCTTCAGCATGAAAACATCTTAAAACTTCTCGGATATTCGCTGGAAAATGAAGCTTGTCTAATTTACGAGTATGCCTGCAATGGTTCCTTAAGTGCTCTTTTAGAAAAAGCTCGAGGTGACGAAAGTGTCTACGAATTTCGCGATCGCGTGAGAAATTTATGGGAAATATCAAAAGCACTAATTTATCTTCACAATGAAAAAGGTCTTGTTCATCGCGATGTGAAGCcggaaaatattcttttagaCGGAAAAACGGCAAAATTATGCGATTTTGGATTAGTTAAGCCGTTGGTCAAGGGCTTTGCTACCGACACCAGAATAGCAGGAACAAATCACTACATGGCACCGGAATTACAGTATGAAGTTACTACTTCTGCTGATGTTTATGCCTTTGGACTCGTTATGTTGATAACACTGACTGATTTGCAACTTGTGGATAAACGTCGAGCAgatgatgatttatttttg cccAGTTTTGTGAAAAAACGAATTAATGATTCAGCAAGGCATCATGAGTTCATGCCAAGCATATCTGACGCTCGATTGAAGATGATTGAATTGTCGTTGCTTTGTTCCCGTATGGATAAGACTGTTCGACCCCCAATCAAATTtgtgtatgaaaaattgagtGAACAACTTGAGGCCTGA
- the LOC134834176 gene encoding solute carrier family 25 member 44, translating to MLIDKKTSGAEVSPSPSPPPVIDANILGRMSGLDSTPFLKTIEWDMMDKQKFFPLSMLSSFSVRCCLFPLTVIKTQLQVQFKNDIYSGMLDCGAKIYRNEGISGLYRGFWISSFQIISGVFYISTYEGVRHWLSQHNAGQRTKALIGGGCASMVGQTIIVPFDVISQHVMVLGMGANGKKQHGKHSVNPLGIKFDQNTPKFRLGLAVAGEILRRDGFLGFYRGYTASLMAYVPNSAMWWGFYHMYQDELIKVMPDWVSHLFIQCVAGSFGGFTTTIITNPLDIVRARLQVQRLDSMKVAFCELWAEERMRMFVKGLSARLVQSAAFSFSIILGYETIKRVSVNEQYRHMVKW from the coding sequence atgctgATAGACAAGAAGACGAGTGGCGCTGAAGTGTCTCCGTCGCCATCGCCGCCGCCCGTCATCGATGCAAACATCCTCGGAAGAATGTCCGGCCTCGATTCGACGCCATTCCTCAAGACAATCGAGTGGGACATGATGGACAAGCAAAAATTCTTCCCGCTTTCCATGCTAAGTTCCTTCTCGGTGCGCTGTTGCTTATTTCCGCTGACCGTCATCAAGACGCAACTTCAGGTGCAgttcaaaaatgacatttattcCGGCATGTTGGACTGCGGCGCCAAGATTTACCGCAACGAAGGCATCAGTGGACTGTATCGGGGCTTTTGGATTTCGTCGTTTCAGATAATTTCCGGTGTTTTTTACATCAGCACGTACGAGGGGGTGCGACATTGGCTTAGTCAACATAATGCCGGGCAACGAACAAAAGCTTTAATTGGCGGGGGATGTGCTTCGATGGTAGGACAGACGATTATTGTGCCGTTCGATGTGATATCGCAACATGTGATGGTGCTTGGCATGGGAGCGAACGGGAAAAAACAGCATGGAAAACACTCGGTGAACCCGTTGGGCATCAAATTCGACCAAAATACGCCGAAATTCCGACTGGGACTCGCTGTGGCGGGCGAAATTCTGCGACGTGACGGTTTCCTCGGGTTTTATCGCGGCTACACCGCAAGTTTAATGGCTTACGTACCGAATTCAGCGATGTGGTGGGGCTTTTATCACATGTACCAGGACGAGCTGATCAAAGTGATGCCGGATTGGGTGTCGCATCTCTTCATTCAGTGCGTGGCGGGCAGTTTTGGCGGTTTCACGACAACAATTATCACAAATCCGCTCGATATTGTGAGGGCACGGCTGCAAGTGCAGCGTCTCGACTCGATGAAAGTGGCGTTTTGCGAGTTGTGGGCCGAGGAACGGATGCGGATGTTCGTGAAAGGGCTGTCAGCGCGTCTCGTACAGTCAGCTGCCTTCtcattttccataattttaggCTACGAAACGATAAAACGCGTGTCCGTGAACGAACAATACCGACATATGGTCAAGTGGTAG
- the LOC134833515 gene encoding LOW QUALITY PROTEIN: glucose-fructose oxidoreductase domain-containing protein 1 (The sequence of the model RefSeq protein was modified relative to this genomic sequence to represent the inferred CDS: deleted 1 base in 1 codon): protein MLPGIGIFGTGDVTKVLVPFLREKGFNIVGLWGPVLKEAEEVAKLLSIPFFTNRIDDVLLRKDVDLIFVLCPPYLHSQISVKALGIGKHVMCDKPFGISQLDALKMVKAGQYYPSLISIVNYSLRFLPAFAYMKKAIADGYIGAPHEISLIDIRVRMGTLLHNTYDWLCDSTMGGGILNLVGSHVIDLVTFLTDRKAIKVHGVVRTYTMNTAQVAGIRTITAPDFCTFQLELEGGTLVTANLHSHVSSTTFNQEVLICGSAGHLTVRGGDLIGHKLKGDPGELKEEVIYLDVQDLALPNSDTSLPKPYVKGLYKMVGNLAAAFHPNNQEQVQGTPGQVNWIKSPVQLAANFEDGLYVQAVLDAIRKSSDERAWQRVSIVSESPNNNAKYLQAARMGAKIM from the exons atgttGCCTGGAATCGGGATTTTTGGGACGGGTGATGTGACAAAAGTGCTGGTGCCGTTTCTCCGGGAGAAGGGATTTAACATCGTCGGGCTCTGGGGACCCGTTTTGAAGGAAGCTGAAGAGGTGGCAAAGTTGCTGAGTATCCCGTTCTTCACAAATCGCATCGATGACGTGCTTTTGCGGAAGGATGTCGACTTGATTTTTGTACTTTGTCCGCCTTACTTGCATTCGCAGATTTCCGTGAAGGCT TTGGGCATCGGGAAACACGTCATGTGCGACAAACCTTTTGGAATTTCTCAGTTAGATGCACTAAAAATGGTGAAAGCAGGTCAGTATTACCCGTCGTTGATCTCAATCGTGAACTATTCGTTGCGATTTTTGCCCGCTTTTGCGTACATGAAGAAAGCCATTGCCGATGGGTACATCGGGGCACCTCACGAGATCAGTTTAATCGATATTCGGGTGCGAATGGGGACGTTACTTCACAATACCTACGATTGGTTGTGCGATTCGACCATGGGAGGTGGCATTTTGAACCTTGTTGGAAGTCATGTCATCGATCTCGTGACCTTTTTAACGGACCGGAAGGCAATTAAAGTGCACGGAGTGGTTCGGACTTACACAATGAACACGGCGCAAGTCGCTGGGATACGAACAATTACCGCGCCCGACTTTTGTACGTTCCAGCTTGAATTGGAGGGAGGCACTCTGGTCACCGCTAATCTCCATAGTCACGTTTCCAGCACGACTTTCAACCAAGAAGTGCTAATTTGTGGCAGTGCGGGGCATTTAACCGTTCGTGGCGGCGATTTGATCGGACACAAGCTCAAAGGGGACCCTGGCGAGTTGAAAGAGGAAGTTATTTACTTGGATGTGCAGGATTTGGCGTTGCCCAATTCGGATACGTCACTTCCGAAGCCATATGTGAAGGGACTGTATAAGATGGTGGGCAATTTGGCGGCAGCCTTTCATCCGAATAATCAGGAACAAGTGCAAGGTACGCCGGGGCAGGTGAATTGGATCAAGAGTCCCGTGCAGTTGGCGGCGAATTTCGAAGATGGGCTCTATGTGCAGGCAGTTCTTGATGCGATTCGGAAGTCAAGCGATGAACGTGCGTGGCAGAGAGTTTCGATTGTCTCGGAGTCGCCAAATAATAACGCGAAGTATTTGCAAGCGGCACGCATGGGAgcgaaaattatgtaa
- the LOC134834919 gene encoding uncharacterized protein LOC134834919, with protein MAFASEHPEMTTPSTNEEPPFTPDSLNETEIQDVIMEIQNLTECLRNCQAHDDISEVDEDELKNQLEEISNSTDQIEKLLNTEKSLDKKLRQKSQKVRDLLERLVQLRSLKKISKSEKDTDRLIFKINTMRAVTSHLMTEYVKRNYDEKMSFSEHLWAMDLVKHVSAKTTLSYYQRKLEKKQGNDTTA; from the exons ATGGCTTTTGCCTCAGAGCATCCCGAAATGACGACACCTTCCACAAACGAAGAGCCACCCTTCACACCAGACTCTCTCAATGAAACCGAGATCCAAGATGTGATAATggaaatacaaaatttgacgGAATGTTTAAGAAATTGTCAAGCTCACGACGATATTTCGGAAGTGGATGAAGATGAATTGAAAAA ccAACTAGAGGAAATTTCCAACAGCACCGATCaaatagaaaaacttttgaacacCGAAAAGTctcttgacaaaaaattacgtcaaaaatcccaaaaagTACGTGATTTGCTGGAACGTCTTGTGCAACTGCGTTCCTTGAAGAAAATCTCCAAGTCGGAAAAAGACACGGATCGGCTGATTTTCAAGATAAATACGATGCGGGCAGTTACCTCACATCTCATGACCGAGTATGTCAAACGTAATTACGATGAGAAAATGAGTTTTAGTGAACATTTGTGGGCGATGGATCTCGTGAAACATGTTTCAGCCAAAACGACTCTCAGCTACTACCAACGgaaacttgagaaaaaacaggGAAATGATACAACCGCTTAA